Proteins from a single region of Chrysemys picta bellii isolate R12L10 chromosome 9, ASM1138683v2, whole genome shotgun sequence:
- the LOC135973367 gene encoding myb/SANT-like DNA-binding domain-containing protein 1 — translation MQSSPAVMAVQSQNRKRAPAWTDREVLDLIAVWGDESVLSELRSKKRNAKIYEKISKDMSERGYSRDATQCRVKIKELRQGYQKTKEANGRSGSHPQTSRFYEALHSILGAAATTTPPLTVDSEDGILSTAGSSDMLADGEDEEGDEEDEAVDSAYNADFPDSQDLFITLTEIPYQPSPAVNPDTESGEGSATTSATVSQPSLASHSQRLAQIRRRKKRTREDMFSELMACSRAQEAHQTQWRENLSQMHQANMDREERWWQEDQQATQTLLGLLREQTDTLRRLVDVLQERRQEDRAPLQSISNRPPPPPSPIPPSPKVQRRRGGRVHANSHSTPAESSSSRRLSFPKI, via the exons atgcagagctctccagcagtgatggccgtgcaatctcagaatagaaagagggccccagcatggactgatcgggaagtcttggatctgatcgctgtgtggggcgatgagtccgtgctttccgagctgcgctcaaagaaacggaatgcaaagatctacgagaagatctctaaagacatgtcagagagaggatacagccgggatgcaacgcagtgccgcgtgaaaatcaaggagctgagacaaggctaccagaagaccaaagaggcaaatggacgctccggatcccatccccagacatcccgtttctacgaggcactgcattccatcctaggtgcggccgccaccactaccccaccactgaccgtggactctgaggatgggatattgtccacggccggttcctcggacatgttagcggatggggaagatgaggaaggagatgaggaggatgaggcagtcgacagcgcttacaacgctgatttccccgacagccaggatctcttcatcaccctaacagagatcccctaccaaccgtccccagccgttaacccggacacagaatctggggaaggatcagcca ccacatctgcgactgtctcacaacctagcctggcatcacactcccagaggctagcgcagattaggcgtaggaagaagaggacacgggaggacatgttctcggagcttatggcctgctcccgagcccaggaaGCACatcagacccagtggcgggagaacttgtcccaaatgcaccaagcaaacatggatcgggaggagaggtggtggcaggaagaccagcaggcgactcaaacgctgcttggactactgagggagcaaacggacacgctccggcgccttgtggatgttctgcaggaacggaggcaggaggacagagccccgctgcagtctatctctaaccgccctcccccgccaccaagtcccatacccccctcaccgaaagtgcaaagaaggaggggcggcagagtccatgctaactctcactccacccctgcagagagctctagtagtagaaggctctcattccccaaaatttga